The Alphaproteobacteria bacterium genome contains a region encoding:
- the truB gene encoding tRNA pseudouridine(55) synthase TruB — protein MRRSRTHREDFANTRGPARSRIKAGRRRIMSAPNPFPNPALQAAREGGQRRREKRDVHGWIVLDKPVGMTSTHAVSVVKRLFTAKRAGHAGTLDPLASGILPLALGEATKTVPFVMDGRKRYRFTVRWGEERDTDDAEGRVVATSDARPTAEAIRGALPAFTGTIAQVPPKFSAIKVDGERAYDLARDGQEVVLDARPVDIHDFALIEIPDADTAVFEAECGKGTYVRALARDIGRVLGCLGHVSALRRTQVGPFDENDMISLAELEGLCQKAAAGEGSLADALLPVETALDDIPALAVSSADAARLQRGQAVLLRGRDAPIFRGLVYVTTSGELIALSEVDRGEIIPKRVFNLAGLKGSAGKRQGH, from the coding sequence ATTCGACGAAGCAGAACGCATCGAGAAGATTTTGCGAACACCCGAGGTCCGGCGCGATCTCGAATCAAAGCCGGACGACGACGAATCATGAGCGCGCCGAATCCGTTTCCCAATCCGGCGCTGCAGGCAGCGCGTGAGGGCGGTCAGCGCCGCCGCGAGAAGCGCGACGTGCACGGCTGGATCGTACTCGACAAGCCGGTCGGCATGACGTCGACCCACGCGGTTTCCGTCGTCAAGCGCCTGTTCACCGCCAAACGCGCCGGACACGCCGGCACGCTCGATCCGCTCGCATCGGGCATCCTGCCGCTTGCGCTCGGCGAGGCGACCAAAACCGTTCCGTTCGTGATGGATGGCCGCAAGCGCTATCGCTTCACGGTGCGCTGGGGCGAGGAGCGCGATACCGACGATGCCGAAGGCCGTGTGGTGGCCACTTCCGACGCGCGCCCGACCGCCGAGGCGATCCGCGGCGCTCTCCCGGCCTTTACCGGCACCATCGCGCAGGTGCCGCCGAAATTCTCCGCCATCAAGGTCGACGGCGAGCGGGCCTACGACCTTGCGCGCGACGGCCAGGAGGTCGTGCTCGACGCCCGGCCGGTCGACATCCACGATTTCGCGCTGATCGAGATACCCGACGCCGACACGGCCGTTTTTGAGGCCGAATGCGGCAAGGGAACTTACGTAAGGGCGCTCGCGCGCGATATCGGCCGCGTTCTGGGCTGCCTCGGGCACGTGAGCGCGCTCCGCCGCACCCAGGTCGGCCCATTCGACGAAAACGACATGATTTCTCTGGCGGAACTGGAAGGTTTGTGCCAGAAAGCCGCCGCCGGCGAGGGAAGCCTCGCCGACGCGCTACTGCCCGTTGAGACCGCGCTGGACGACATCCCGGCGCTGGCCGTCAGCAGTGCAGATGCGGCAAGGCTCCAGCGGGGCCAGGCCGTTTTGTTGCGCGGACGGGATGCCCCCATTTTCCGTGGGTTAGTTTATGTGACGACTTCGGGCGAGCTCATCGCTCTGTCCGAAGTAGACCGCGGCGAAATCATCCCCAAGCGCGTGTTCAACCTCGCCGGCCTGAAGGGCAGTGCCGGCAAACGACAAGGTCATTGA
- the rimP gene encoding ribosome maturation factor RimP, giving the protein MTEAFDTRDMAEPRLIIEQGIAARVAAIAAPVLAGLGYRLVRVRVSAAQGCTVQIMAERPDGSMLIEDCEAASRALSPVFDVEDPIDREYRLEVSSPGIDRPLVRRSDFERHAGHEAKIEMEIAQDGRKRFRGVLTGVEGDTAKLRRRDAAEGEPTDVALRIADMAEARLVLTDELVRESLRKGKSQARDSERPADNDNRVPETAHASGNEGD; this is encoded by the coding sequence ATGACAGAAGCGTTCGACACACGAGATATGGCGGAGCCACGGCTCATCATCGAGCAGGGTATCGCTGCGCGCGTCGCGGCGATCGCCGCACCGGTGCTGGCCGGCCTCGGCTACCGGCTGGTGCGGGTGCGCGTCTCCGCCGCGCAGGGCTGCACGGTGCAGATCATGGCCGAGCGGCCGGACGGCTCCATGCTGATCGAGGACTGCGAGGCCGCTTCGCGGGCGCTTTCGCCGGTGTTCGACGTGGAAGACCCGATCGACCGCGAGTACCGGCTGGAGGTCTCGTCGCCCGGCATCGACCGGCCGCTGGTGCGGCGCTCCGACTTCGAGCGCCATGCCGGCCACGAGGCGAAGATCGAGATGGAAATCGCCCAGGACGGGCGCAAGCGCTTCCGCGGCGTCCTGACCGGTGTCGAGGGCGACACCGCAAAGCTGCGCCGCAGGGATGCGGCCGAAGGCGAGCCCACGGATGTGGCTCTCCGGATCGCCGACATGGCCGAGGCACGGCTCGTGCTCACCGATGAATTGGTCCGCGAGTCCTTGCGGAAGGGAAAATCGCAGGCGCGCGACAGCGAGCGCCCCGCCGATAACGACAATCGTGTGCCGGAAACCGCGCACGCGAGTGGAAACGAAGGAGACTAA
- the infB gene encoding translation initiation factor IF-2, which yields MSTDTKSPGEKLSVTSKTTLTLKPRAETGVVRQSFSHGRSKAVVVEKVRKRTLGPGEAKPAEAAPAPPVSTPRRVGVVARGVPAPAQAPATPAAPPAPVPKASGVVLRTLTEEEQSRRAHALGDAKVREAEERKIAEEEAKIRTQREAIERTEREAAEARKRTEDERRRHDEETKRKADEVAKKRFGGEEEARLKSAGTAGARKLTPEAEDEDRRPARRGAGAPAARPAAAPKAPRAGAPKQRGRLTLVTALSADEVRERSVASFRRRTQRMTGHRDSENKEKLQREVTIPETITIQELANRMSERGVDVIKILMKQGHMAKITDTIDADTAQLIAEELGHTVRRVAESDVEEGLFDAADDAATLQPRPPVVTIMGHVDHGKTSLLDAIRETNVVSGEAGGITQHIGAYQVTSPKGGKITFIDTPGHAAFTAMRARGAKVTDLVILVVAADDGVMPQTVEAINHAKAAKVPMIVAINKIDKADAKPERVRTELLQYEVQVEALGGEVLDVEVSATKKTNLDKLLETIGLQAEILDLKANPDRAAEGTVIEAKLDRGRGPVATVLVQRGTLHGGDIVVAGAEWGRVRALLSDTGAAVTEAGPSTPVEVLGFNGTPDAGDRLAVVESEARAREVTDYRARQKRELSAARQTGMRGSLEQMMAQVKTAGRKEFPLIIKGDVQGSVEAIAGALEKAGNDEVAARIIHSGVGGVTESDVTLAESSGAAIIGFNVRAHKEAREAAERTGTEIRYYNIIYNLVDDVKKAMSGLLTPELRETMLGNAQILEIFVVSKVGKIAGCRVTDGRVERGANVRLIRDNVVIHEGKLSQLKRFKDDAREVLAGQECGMAFEGYQDMRAGDVIECYRVETVQRSL from the coding sequence ATGTCAACTGATACGAAAAGTCCCGGCGAGAAGCTGAGCGTCACATCGAAGACGACGCTGACGCTCAAGCCGCGCGCCGAGACCGGCGTTGTGCGTCAAAGCTTCAGCCATGGCCGCTCGAAGGCGGTGGTGGTCGAGAAGGTGCGCAAGCGCACGCTCGGGCCGGGCGAAGCAAAGCCGGCCGAGGCGGCGCCTGCGCCTCCCGTCAGCACGCCGCGCCGCGTCGGCGTGGTCGCGCGCGGCGTCCCCGCGCCGGCTCAGGCTCCGGCTACGCCCGCCGCACCGCCCGCACCGGTGCCCAAGGCGTCCGGTGTCGTGTTGCGCACGCTGACCGAGGAGGAGCAAAGCCGCCGCGCCCATGCGCTTGGTGATGCGAAGGTACGCGAGGCCGAAGAGCGCAAGATCGCCGAGGAAGAGGCGAAGATCCGCACGCAGCGCGAGGCGATCGAGCGCACCGAGCGCGAGGCGGCCGAGGCGCGCAAGCGCACCGAGGATGAACGCCGCCGCCACGACGAGGAGACCAAGCGCAAGGCCGACGAGGTCGCGAAGAAGCGCTTCGGCGGCGAGGAAGAAGCGCGGTTGAAATCCGCCGGTACGGCGGGCGCCCGCAAGCTGACACCCGAAGCCGAGGACGAGGATCGCCGCCCCGCCCGCCGCGGAGCCGGCGCCCCCGCGGCCCGTCCGGCTGCGGCGCCCAAGGCGCCGCGCGCTGGCGCGCCGAAGCAGCGTGGCCGCCTGACGCTTGTCACCGCGCTGTCCGCCGACGAGGTGCGCGAGCGTTCGGTCGCATCGTTCCGCCGCCGCACCCAGCGCATGACCGGCCATCGCGACAGCGAGAACAAGGAAAAGCTGCAGCGCGAGGTCACGATCCCGGAAACGATCACGATCCAGGAACTCGCGAACCGCATGTCGGAGCGCGGTGTCGACGTCATCAAGATCCTGATGAAGCAGGGTCACATGGCGAAGATCACCGACACGATCGACGCCGACACCGCCCAGCTCATCGCCGAAGAGCTGGGCCACACGGTGCGCCGTGTCGCCGAATCGGACGTGGAGGAAGGCCTGTTCGATGCGGCCGACGATGCCGCGACCCTGCAGCCGCGTCCACCGGTCGTGACCATCATGGGCCACGTCGACCACGGCAAGACCTCGCTGCTCGACGCCATCCGCGAAACCAACGTGGTGAGCGGCGAAGCGGGCGGCATCACGCAGCACATCGGCGCCTATCAGGTGACCTCGCCGAAGGGCGGCAAGATCACCTTCATCGACACGCCCGGCCACGCCGCCTTCACGGCGATGCGTGCGCGCGGCGCGAAGGTCACCGATCTGGTGATCCTGGTGGTCGCGGCCGACGACGGCGTAATGCCGCAGACCGTCGAGGCGATCAATCACGCGAAGGCCGCCAAGGTGCCGATGATCGTGGCGATCAACAAGATCGACAAGGCGGACGCAAAGCCGGAGCGCGTGCGCACCGAACTGTTGCAGTACGAGGTGCAGGTCGAGGCACTCGGTGGCGAGGTGCTTGACGTCGAGGTGTCGGCGACCAAGAAGACGAATCTCGACAAGCTGCTCGAGACCATCGGGCTGCAAGCCGAAATCCTCGACCTCAAGGCTAATCCGGACCGCGCCGCCGAAGGCACTGTGATCGAGGCAAAGCTCGACCGTGGCCGTGGGCCTGTCGCCACCGTGCTGGTGCAGCGCGGCACGCTGCACGGCGGCGATATCGTCGTGGCCGGCGCCGAGTGGGGGCGCGTGCGCGCGCTTCTCTCCGACACGGGAGCGGCTGTGACCGAAGCCGGTCCCTCGACACCAGTCGAGGTGCTCGGCTTCAACGGCACGCCCGATGCGGGCGATCGGCTTGCGGTGGTCGAGAGCGAGGCTCGCGCCCGCGAAGTGACGGACTATCGCGCGCGTCAGAAGCGCGAATTGTCCGCCGCCCGCCAGACCGGCATGCGCGGTTCGCTCGAGCAGATGATGGCGCAGGTGAAGACCGCGGGCCGCAAGGAATTTCCGCTCATCATCAAGGGCGATGTGCAGGGCTCGGTCGAGGCGATCGCCGGCGCGCTCGAGAAAGCCGGCAACGACGAAGTTGCGGCGCGCATCATCCATTCGGGCGTCGGTGGCGTCACCGAGTCCGACGTCACGCTCGCGGAGTCTTCCGGTGCTGCGATCATCGGCTTCAACGTGCGCGCCCACAAGGAAGCGCGCGAAGCAGCCGAGCGCACCGGCACGGAAATCCGCTACTACAACATCATCTACAATCTCGTGGATGACGTGAAGAAGGCGATGTCCGGCCTGCTCACGCCGGAGCTGCGCGAAACCATGCTCGGCAATGCGCAGATCCTGGAAATCTTCGTCGTCTCCAAAGTCGGCAAGATCGCCGGCTGCCGCGTCACCGACGGGCGCGTGGAGCGCGGCGCGAATGTGCGCCTGATCCGCGACAACGTCGTGATCCACGAGGGCAAGCTCTCCCAGCTCAAGCGCTTCAAGGACGATGCGCGCGAGGTGCTGGCGGGCCAGGAATGCGGCATGGCCTTCGAGGGCTACCAGGACATGCGGGCGGGCGACGTGATCGAGTGCTATCGCGTGGAGACGGTGCAGCGGTCGCTCTGA
- the pnp gene encoding polyribonucleotide nucleotidyltransferase, protein MFDIHTVELDWGGRKLVLETGKVARQADGAVVATYGESKVLATVVAAKQPREGIDFMPLTVDYQEKFYAAGRIPGGYFKREGRPTERETLISRLIDRPIRPLFADGWRNETQVIVTTLSHDLENDPDILALVASSAALCLSGAPFKGPIGAARVGFSNNEYILNPTLEEMAESQLDLVVAGTQDAVLMVESEAKELPEEIMLGAVMFGHRHFQPVIEAIIDLAEKAAKEPRELVELDNAALEKEMLGIVESDLRSAYAVADKMARHKAVDAAKAKATAHYFPEGAEPKYDKLRIGGVFKELEAKVVRNNILDTGKRIDGRDVKTVRPIVSEAGILPRAHGSALFTRGETQALVIATLGTGEDEQWIDALAGTYKETFLLHYNFPPFSVGETGRMGGPRRREIGHGKLAWRAIHPILPDHHEFPYTIRVVSEITESNGSSSMATVCGTSLALMDAGVPLKRPTAGIAMGLILEGERFAVLSDILGDEDHLGDMDFKVAGTEKGVTSLQMDIKIAGITEEIMKVALTQAKDGRMHILGEMAKALTQARAELGEHAPRIEQFSIPTDKIREVIGTGGKVIREIVEKTGAKINIEDDGSVKVASAKAESIKAAIAWIKSIANDPEVGHIYEGTVVKVMDFGAFVNFFGAKDGLVHISQLAKSRVNKVTDVVKEGDKVKVKLLGFDDRGKTRLSMKVVDQATGEDLEAKQKAEGAAQGGEQPQVAAGE, encoded by the coding sequence ATGTTCGATATCCATACCGTTGAGCTCGATTGGGGTGGCCGCAAGCTAGTCCTCGAAACCGGAAAGGTCGCACGCCAGGCCGACGGCGCCGTCGTCGCCACCTACGGAGAAAGCAAGGTCCTGGCGACCGTCGTCGCCGCCAAGCAACCGCGCGAGGGCATCGATTTCATGCCCCTGACGGTCGATTACCAGGAGAAGTTCTACGCGGCCGGCCGCATTCCGGGCGGCTACTTCAAGCGCGAAGGGCGCCCGACCGAGCGCGAGACGCTGATCTCGCGTTTGATCGACCGCCCGATCCGTCCGCTGTTCGCCGACGGCTGGCGCAACGAGACGCAGGTGATTGTCACCACGCTCAGCCACGATCTCGAGAACGATCCCGACATCCTGGCGCTGGTCGCTTCCTCGGCGGCGCTCTGCCTGTCGGGTGCGCCGTTCAAGGGCCCGATCGGCGCCGCGCGCGTCGGCTTTTCCAACAACGAATACATCCTCAACCCGACGCTGGAAGAGATGGCCGAGAGCCAGCTCGATCTCGTCGTCGCGGGCACGCAGGATGCCGTCCTGATGGTCGAATCGGAAGCGAAGGAGCTTCCCGAGGAGATCATGCTCGGCGCCGTGATGTTCGGTCACCGTCATTTCCAGCCGGTGATCGAGGCGATCATCGACCTTGCCGAGAAGGCCGCCAAGGAACCGCGCGAGCTCGTCGAACTCGATAACGCCGCACTCGAGAAGGAGATGCTCGGCATCGTCGAGTCCGATCTGCGCTCGGCCTATGCGGTCGCCGACAAGATGGCGCGCCACAAGGCCGTCGATGCCGCCAAGGCGAAGGCCACGGCGCACTACTTCCCCGAAGGCGCGGAGCCGAAATACGACAAGCTTCGCATCGGCGGCGTGTTCAAGGAGCTGGAAGCCAAGGTTGTCCGCAACAACATTCTCGACACCGGCAAACGCATCGACGGGCGCGACGTGAAGACCGTGCGTCCGATCGTTTCGGAAGCCGGCATTCTGCCGCGCGCGCACGGCTCGGCGCTGTTCACCCGCGGCGAGACGCAGGCGCTGGTGATCGCAACGCTCGGCACCGGCGAGGACGAGCAGTGGATCGACGCGCTGGCCGGAACGTACAAAGAGACGTTCCTGCTGCACTACAACTTCCCGCCCTTCTCGGTCGGCGAGACCGGCCGCATGGGCGGCCCGCGCCGCCGCGAGATCGGCCACGGCAAGCTGGCGTGGCGCGCGATCCATCCGATCCTGCCGGACCACCACGAGTTCCCCTATACGATCCGCGTCGTCTCGGAGATCACCGAGTCGAACGGCTCATCCTCGATGGCGACCGTGTGCGGCACCTCGCTCGCGCTGATGGACGCGGGCGTGCCCCTGAAACGCCCGACCGCCGGCATCGCAATGGGCCTCATCCTCGAAGGCGAGCGCTTCGCTGTGCTCTCCGACATCCTCGGCGACGAGGACCATCTCGGCGACATGGACTTCAAGGTGGCGGGCACCGAGAAGGGTGTCACCTCGCTGCAGATGGACATCAAGATCGCCGGTATCACCGAAGAGATCATGAAGGTCGCGCTCACCCAGGCGAAAGACGGCCGCATGCACATCCTCGGCGAGATGGCCAAGGCGCTGACGCAGGCGCGTGCCGAGCTCGGCGAGCACGCCCCGCGCATCGAGCAGTTCAGCATCCCGACCGACAAGATCCGCGAAGTGATCGGCACCGGCGGCAAGGTGATCCGCGAGATCGTCGAGAAGACCGGCGCCAAGATCAACATCGAGGACGACGGTTCGGTCAAGGTCGCGTCGGCCAAGGCGGAGTCGATCAAGGCCGCGATCGCCTGGATCAAGTCGATCGCCAACGATCCGGAAGTCGGCCACATCTACGAGGGCACCGTCGTGAAGGTGATGGACTTCGGCGCCTTCGTGAACTTCTTCGGCGCCAAGGACGGCCTTGTGCACATCTCGCAGCTCGCCAAGAGCCGCGTGAACAAGGTCACCGACGTGGTCAAGGAAGGCGACAAGGTGAAAGTGAAGCTGCTCGGCTTCGACGATCGCGGCAAGACGCGGCTCTCGATGAAGGTCGTCGATCAGGCGACCGGCGAGGACCTCGAGGCGAAGCAGAAGGCCGAGGGCGCAGCGCAAGGCGGCGAGCAGCCGCAGGTCGCGGCCGGCGAATAA
- the rpsO gene encoding 30S ribosomal protein S15 translates to MSLEAGRKAEIIKSYATTKGDTGSPEVQVAILSERINTLTDHFKTHVKDNHSRRGLLKMVSQRRQLLDYLKRTNEGRYKTLIDKLGIRR, encoded by the coding sequence ATGTCGCTGGAAGCCGGCCGCAAGGCCGAAATCATCAAGTCGTATGCAACCACGAAGGGCGACACCGGGTCGCCCGAGGTGCAGGTCGCGATCCTCTCTGAGCGGATCAACACTCTCACCGACCACTTCAAGACCCATGTGAAAGACAACCATTCGCGGCGCGGCCTTCTCAAGATGGTCTCGCAGCGCCGCCAGCTGCTCGATTATCTCAAGCGCACCAACGAGGGGCGTTACAAGACGCTGATCGATAAGCTTGGCATTCGCCGCTAG
- a CDS encoding RNA-binding protein: MLARADTHETDRGPAEGRRGVERLCALTRETKPLAELIRFVAAPDGAVVPDTKRRLPGRGVWVSARRAAVDEAVRRNVFARSLKREVRAAADLGATVERQLEAAALAALAMAHKAGRVAIGFTRTEAALADGPVVAVLNAADGAADGTRKIAAALARRQTNENTGEMPVVGAFTSAQLDLALGRPNVVHAALLAGPASNGFLERYRSLERFRIDPGGRGTG; encoded by the coding sequence TTGCTCGCGCGCGCCGACACTCACGAGACTGACCGCGGTCCGGCCGAAGGCCGGCGCGGCGTGGAGCGTTTGTGCGCGCTGACCCGCGAGACGAAGCCCCTTGCTGAACTGATCCGGTTTGTTGCCGCGCCCGATGGTGCGGTCGTGCCCGACACCAAGCGCCGGCTTCCCGGCCGGGGCGTCTGGGTGTCGGCGCGCCGCGCCGCGGTCGATGAAGCGGTCAGGCGCAACGTCTTCGCACGCAGCCTCAAGCGCGAGGTGCGTGCGGCAGCAGACCTTGGCGCCACGGTCGAGCGCCAGCTCGAGGCGGCCGCGCTCGCCGCGCTCGCCATGGCCCACAAGGCCGGACGTGTCGCGATCGGCTTTACCCGGACCGAAGCCGCGCTCGCGGATGGACCGGTCGTGGCCGTCCTGAATGCGGCGGATGGGGCGGCCGACGGGACACGCAAGATCGCGGCCGCCCTCGCCCGGCGGCAAACCAACGAAAACACTGGCGAAATGCCGGTCGTGGGGGCGTTCACGTCGGCGCAATTGGATTTGGCATTGGGGCGCCCAAATGTGGTACATGCTGCGCTGCTCGCCGGCCCAGCGAGCAACGGGTTCCTTGAGCGCTACCGCAGCCTCGAACGCTTCCGGATCGATCCGGGCGGACGGGGCACGGGATAG
- the nusA gene encoding transcription termination factor NusA yields MAVSANRLELLQIADAVAREKSIDRRIVITAMEDAIAKAARSRYGSETEVHAEIDPKTGELRLARHMLVVDAVENPSNQISLEDARKRHPAAQIGDTIADTLPPLEYGRIAAQSAKQVIVQKVREAERDRQYEEYKDRISDIVNGIVKRVEYGNVVVDLGRGEAIVRRDEMLPRETMRNGDRIRAFIYDVRREARGPQIFLSRTHPQFMAKLFAQEVPEIYDGIVEVKAVARDPGSRAKIAVISRDSSVDPVGACVGMRGSRVQAVVNELQGEKIDIIPWSQDIATFVVNALAPAEVAKVVLDEDRERIEVVVPDQQLSLAIGRRGQNVRLASQLTGWDIDILTEQEESERRQAEFEKRTKVFMDALNVDEVVGQLLASEGFTSVEELAYVEPKELAGIEGFDEDTANELQARARDYLAQIEAELDNKRKELGVDDALHEVPGVTTAIMVKLGENGVKTIEDLAGCATDDLAGYTERQNGETKHEPGFLDGFELSREECEAMIMQARLKAGWVTEADLAPPAEEPAAETAAPAQ; encoded by the coding sequence ATGGCCGTCAGTGCAAACCGGCTCGAACTGTTGCAGATCGCCGACGCGGTCGCGCGCGAGAAGTCGATCGACCGGCGCATCGTCATCACCGCCATGGAGGATGCGATCGCGAAGGCCGCGCGCTCGCGCTACGGCAGCGAAACGGAAGTTCACGCCGAGATCGATCCGAAGACCGGCGAGCTTCGTCTCGCGCGGCACATGCTGGTGGTGGACGCGGTGGAAAACCCGTCGAACCAGATCAGCCTGGAAGACGCGCGCAAGCGCCATCCGGCCGCGCAGATCGGCGACACCATCGCGGACACGCTGCCGCCGCTCGAATACGGGCGCATCGCGGCGCAGTCGGCCAAGCAGGTGATCGTGCAGAAGGTGCGCGAGGCAGAGCGCGACCGCCAGTACGAGGAATACAAGGATCGGATCAGCGATATCGTCAACGGCATCGTCAAGCGCGTCGAATACGGCAACGTGGTGGTCGATCTCGGCCGCGGCGAGGCGATCGTGCGGCGCGACGAGATGCTGCCGCGCGAGACCATGCGCAACGGCGACCGCATCCGTGCCTTCATCTACGACGTGCGCCGCGAGGCGCGCGGGCCGCAGATCTTCCTCTCGCGCACGCATCCCCAGTTCATGGCGAAGCTGTTCGCGCAGGAGGTTCCGGAGATTTACGACGGCATCGTCGAGGTGAAGGCGGTGGCGCGCGATCCCGGTTCGCGCGCCAAGATCGCGGTGATTTCCCGCGACTCCTCGGTCGATCCGGTCGGCGCCTGCGTCGGCATGCGCGGCTCGCGCGTGCAGGCGGTGGTAAACGAACTGCAGGGCGAGAAGATCGACATCATTCCGTGGTCGCAGGATATCGCGACCTTCGTGGTGAATGCACTCGCGCCCGCCGAAGTCGCCAAGGTGGTGCTCGACGAGGACCGCGAACGCATCGAGGTGGTGGTGCCCGATCAGCAGCTGTCGCTCGCCATCGGCCGGCGCGGCCAGAACGTGCGCCTTGCCTCGCAGCTCACCGGCTGGGACATCGACATCCTCACCGAGCAGGAAGAGTCCGAGCGCCGCCAGGCCGAGTTCGAGAAGCGTACCAAGGTGTTCATGGATGCGCTCAATGTCGACGAGGTCGTCGGCCAGCTGCTCGCCTCCGAGGGGTTCACCTCGGTGGAGGAGCTTGCCTACGTCGAACCCAAGGAACTCGCCGGCATCGAGGGGTTCGACGAGGATACGGCGAACGAGCTGCAGGCGCGCGCCCGGGACTATCTGGCGCAGATCGAGGCCGAGCTCGACAACAAGCGCAAGGAGCTGGGCGTCGATGACGCGCTGCACGAGGTGCCCGGCGTAACCACCGCGATCATGGTCAAGCTCGGCGAGAACGGCGTGAAGACGATCGAGGATCTCGCCGGTTGTGCGACCGACGATCTTGCCGGTTACACGGAGCGCCAGAATGGCGAGACCAAGCACGAGCCGGGCTTCCTCGACGGCTTCGAGCTGTCGCGCGAGGAGTGCGAGGCGATGATCATGCAGGCGCGCCTCAAGGCCGGCTGGGTCACCGAAGCCGACCTTGCCCCGCCTGCCGAAGAGCCGGCGGCGGAAACAGCCGCGCCGGCGCAGTGA
- the rbfA gene encoding 30S ribosome-binding factor RbfA, which translates to MPRHHHRDRPSAGSSQRQLRVGELVRHAMAEMLSRGDIHDPVIEGHMITVPEVAMTADLRLATIYVMPLGGKDAQDVIAALERNKKFLRGEIAHRVNLKFAPEIRFRVDERFDEAERIEKILRTPEVRRDLESKPDDDES; encoded by the coding sequence ATGCCTCGACACCATCATCGCGATCGTCCCTCCGCAGGCTCCTCGCAGCGGCAGTTGCGGGTCGGCGAACTCGTTCGCCATGCGATGGCCGAGATGCTCTCGCGCGGCGACATCCACGATCCCGTCATCGAAGGCCACATGATCACGGTGCCGGAAGTTGCGATGACCGCGGACCTGCGGCTCGCGACGATCTACGTGATGCCGCTCGGCGGCAAGGATGCGCAGGACGTTATCGCGGCGCTCGAGCGCAACAAGAAATTCCTGCGCGGCGAGATCGCGCATCGCGTTAACCTGAAATTTGCACCTGAGATCCGGTTTCGCGTCGACGAACGATTCGACGAAGCAGAACGCATCGAGAAGATTTTGCGAACACCCGAGGTCCGGCGCGATCTCGAATCAAAGCCGGACGACGACGAATCATGA